One part of the Enterobacter kobei genome encodes these proteins:
- a CDS encoding peptidoglycan DD-metalloendopeptidase family protein yields the protein MYSTDVVKENAYLSATRSGLESNEIATLQRSLPSRFNLRHLKKNESLKLVLQKKAGKSRVVAYKFTSGSFNYTAYRISDKKFYNLSDTSGKGSLDYPLPATARLSSPFNPARLNPVSGKVSPHNGIDYSMPMNTKIVSVIDGKITRAEYNSTMGYFVEVTGKAGVKTRYLHLNKILVTKGARVTRGGAIALSGNSGRSSGPHLHYELVINNNSVNSLAFRAAAPADNKLEQHAFAHARDYERYLD from the coding sequence ATGTATTCTACCGATGTCGTAAAAGAAAATGCCTACCTTTCAGCCACCCGCTCGGGGCTGGAATCGAACGAGATCGCTACTCTTCAGCGCTCCTTGCCTTCCCGGTTTAATCTGCGGCATTTGAAAAAAAATGAATCATTAAAACTCGTACTGCAAAAGAAAGCGGGAAAATCACGTGTCGTGGCCTATAAATTTACGTCCGGTTCATTTAATTACACGGCGTATCGTATATCAGATAAAAAGTTCTATAACCTTTCCGATACTTCCGGGAAAGGCAGTCTCGATTATCCGTTACCGGCCACAGCAAGACTCAGTTCGCCTTTCAATCCTGCAAGACTTAACCCGGTATCGGGAAAAGTGAGTCCCCATAATGGCATTGATTATTCCATGCCCATGAACACGAAAATAGTCAGCGTCATCGACGGAAAAATCACCCGGGCCGAATACAACAGTACCATGGGATATTTTGTTGAAGTAACGGGAAAAGCCGGTGTTAAAACTCGCTATCTCCACCTCAATAAAATACTCGTTACTAAAGGGGCCAGGGTTACACGGGGAGGTGCTATTGCGTTATCCGGTAACAGCGGACGTTCATCCGGTCCTCATCTGCATTACGAGCTGGTCATCAATAACAACTCTGTTAACTCTCTGGCGTTCCGGGCAGCGGCACCCGCTGATAACAAACTCGAACAGCATGCCTTTGCGCATGCCAGAGACTACGAACGATACCTGGACTGA
- a CDS encoding DUF2933 domain-containing protein — translation MKSTTYALIAVAAIAAFALLREHWSHVAGYWPYLLLLVCPLMHLFHGHGGHGDHQHHGSENDKKN, via the coding sequence ATGAAAAGTACCACCTATGCGCTTATTGCTGTCGCCGCGATCGCGGCATTTGCTCTCCTGCGCGAACACTGGTCACATGTGGCAGGTTACTGGCCATATCTGTTATTGCTGGTCTGCCCGCTAATGCATCTTTTCCACGGCCACGGAGGGCATGGAGATCATCAACATCACGGAAGTGAAAACGATAAAAAAAATTAA
- the silP gene encoding Ag(+)-translocating P-type ATPase SilP: protein MKNDNAVQHNNQTASEQTLSPDESHVLHKVRDPVCGMAILPDRAHSSIRYQDHQLYFCSASCDSKFKAHPDRYLTEDASEHSHHHHHDHHEVSPDQIKQPHHQAEKENSEGVWTCPMHPEIRRSGPGSCPVCGMALEPLVATASTGPSDELRDMTRRFWLGLLLAFPVLVLEMGSHLFPALRNTVPPQYNTWLQLLLASPVVLWCGWPFFARAGMSLRNRSLNMFTLVAMGTGVAWVYSVIATVFPSWFPASFRNMDGLVAVYFEAAAVITVLVLLGQVLELRAREQTSGAITALLNLAPKTARRLDHDGHETDINAEDVLPGDKLRIRPGESIPVDGIVIEGKTTVDESMVTGESMPVTKTEGDPVIGGTINQTGSLIIRAEKVGDETMLSRIVQMVADAQRSRAPIQRMADSVSGWFVPLVILIAVVAFVIWSVWGPEPRMAHGLIAAVSVLIIACPCALGLATPMSIMVGVGKGAQAGVLIRNAEALERLEKVDTLVVDKTGTLTEGSPTVTGIISLNPGGETSLLRVTAAVEKGSQHPLGMAVVKAAQEKGIAIPAVTHFDAPSGKGVSGDVEGQRVVIGNELAMQENSIVIDNQKAVADTLRMEGATVIYVATDGDLAGLIAISDPVKTTTPDALKALRQAGIRIVMLTGDNQLTAEAVARKLGIDEVEAGILPDGKKAVITRLKASGHVVAMAGDGVNDAPALAAADVGIAMGTGTDVAIESAGVTLLKGDLMILNRARHLSEITMKNIRQNLFFAFIYNALGVPVAAGLLYPVYGILLSPVIAAAAMALSSVSVIVNALRLKSVRLGK from the coding sequence GTGAAAAATGACAATGCAGTGCAACACAACAACCAGACTGCTTCTGAGCAGACATTATCCCCGGACGAGAGCCACGTATTGCATAAGGTGAGAGATCCCGTGTGCGGGATGGCCATCCTGCCCGACAGGGCGCACAGCAGCATTCGATACCAGGACCATCAACTTTATTTCTGCTCCGCCAGCTGTGATAGTAAATTTAAAGCCCATCCCGATCGTTATCTTACCGAAGATGCCAGTGAACATTCCCATCACCATCACCACGATCATCACGAAGTCAGCCCTGATCAGATAAAACAGCCTCACCACCAGGCGGAGAAAGAGAATTCTGAAGGTGTGTGGACATGTCCGATGCACCCGGAGATACGCCGCAGTGGTCCCGGAAGCTGTCCTGTCTGTGGAATGGCACTGGAGCCGCTCGTAGCTACGGCATCCACGGGGCCAAGTGATGAACTTCGCGACATGACAAGACGCTTCTGGCTGGGGTTGTTGCTGGCGTTTCCGGTTCTGGTACTCGAAATGGGATCTCATCTGTTTCCCGCCTTGAGGAATACAGTACCGCCACAGTACAACACATGGCTGCAGCTGCTTCTGGCCTCTCCTGTCGTGTTGTGGTGTGGCTGGCCATTCTTCGCCCGGGCCGGAATGTCGTTACGTAACCGCTCCCTGAATATGTTTACCCTTGTTGCAATGGGCACCGGCGTAGCCTGGGTGTACAGCGTCATTGCAACCGTCTTCCCCTCCTGGTTTCCTGCATCGTTCAGAAACATGGATGGCCTGGTGGCCGTTTATTTTGAAGCCGCAGCAGTTATTACGGTGCTTGTTCTGCTGGGACAGGTTCTTGAGCTGCGGGCACGGGAACAAACCTCAGGTGCCATTACTGCACTACTGAATCTTGCCCCCAAAACCGCCAGGCGGCTGGATCATGACGGTCATGAAACGGATATTAATGCGGAAGATGTTCTGCCTGGCGATAAGCTCCGCATCAGACCTGGAGAGAGTATTCCGGTCGACGGTATTGTGATCGAAGGCAAAACAACCGTTGATGAATCGATGGTGACCGGGGAATCTATGCCGGTTACCAAAACGGAGGGTGACCCTGTCATCGGGGGGACCATTAATCAGACAGGGAGTCTCATCATCCGTGCAGAGAAAGTCGGTGATGAAACAATGCTCTCACGAATTGTTCAGATGGTCGCTGATGCACAGCGTTCGCGTGCCCCCATCCAGAGAATGGCTGACAGCGTTTCAGGCTGGTTTGTTCCTCTGGTGATACTTATCGCGGTTGTTGCTTTCGTGATCTGGTCTGTCTGGGGGCCCGAGCCCAGGATGGCGCACGGTCTCATTGCGGCTGTGTCGGTCCTGATTATTGCCTGTCCCTGCGCGCTGGGGCTGGCCACGCCGATGTCGATAATGGTGGGGGTGGGCAAAGGAGCCCAGGCCGGGGTGTTAATCAGGAATGCCGAAGCCCTTGAGCGTCTTGAAAAAGTGGACACGCTGGTTGTCGACAAAACAGGCACGCTCACGGAAGGTTCGCCTACGGTGACAGGGATTATCAGTCTCAATCCGGGTGGGGAAACATCTCTTTTGCGTGTAACAGCCGCAGTGGAAAAAGGCTCGCAGCATCCGCTGGGTATGGCTGTAGTTAAAGCAGCACAGGAAAAGGGGATCGCAATACCCGCAGTCACTCATTTCGATGCACCGTCGGGTAAAGGTGTCTCAGGCGATGTCGAAGGTCAACGGGTTGTTATTGGTAATGAACTGGCTATGCAGGAAAACAGTATCGTTATTGATAATCAAAAGGCCGTTGCGGATACGTTGCGGATGGAAGGCGCTACCGTTATCTATGTGGCCACAGACGGGGACCTTGCAGGCCTGATAGCTATCTCGGATCCCGTGAAAACAACCACGCCGGATGCGCTTAAAGCTTTGCGTCAGGCGGGGATCCGCATTGTTATGCTCACCGGGGATAACCAGCTTACTGCTGAAGCAGTCGCACGGAAACTGGGAATAGATGAGGTTGAAGCCGGAATTCTGCCGGATGGCAAAAAAGCAGTGATAACCCGACTGAAAGCGTCTGGCCATGTGGTTGCGATGGCCGGAGACGGTGTGAATGATGCCCCGGCGCTGGCAGCGGCTGACGTGGGTATAGCCATGGGAACGGGTACAGATGTGGCAATTGAAAGTGCCGGAGTCACCCTTCTCAAAGGCGACTTGATGATACTGAACAGGGCCCGTCATCTGTCAGAGATCACCATGAAAAATATCCGTCAGAATCTGTTTTTTGCATTTATCTACAACGCACTTGGCGTGCCTGTGGCTGCAGGTCTGCTTTATCCTGTGTATGGAATACTGCTGTCGCCAGTTATTGCGGCGGCGGCCATGGCTCTTTCCTCCGTCAGCGTCATTGTGAATGCGTTGCGTCTGAAAAGTGTCAGGCTCGGGAAATAA
- a CDS encoding DUF411 domain-containing protein: MKKIIVMTLAFGLSLPAMAGEKVIDMYKSENCGCCSLWGKAMEKDGFEVRTHVMNDQALSALKEKHAIPAGLRSCHTAVAGNLIIEGHVPATTIHKAMQSGSGIYGLATPGMPAGSPGMEMGARKEAYDVIAFSPDGSKKVFQRIE; this comes from the coding sequence ATGAAAAAAATAATTGTAATGACCCTGGCTTTTGGCCTTTCACTTCCTGCAATGGCAGGTGAAAAAGTAATAGACATGTACAAGTCTGAAAACTGTGGTTGCTGTTCCCTGTGGGGCAAGGCGATGGAAAAGGACGGGTTTGAAGTACGAACTCACGTCATGAATGATCAGGCGCTGTCAGCCCTGAAAGAAAAGCATGCTATTCCTGCAGGACTGCGAAGTTGTCATACCGCGGTTGCCGGTAATTTGATCATTGAAGGCCATGTGCCTGCGACAACGATACATAAGGCAATGCAGTCTGGTTCAGGTATATACGGTCTCGCCACCCCCGGTATGCCAGCAGGAAGTCCTGGAATGGAGATGGGAGCCCGAAAAGAGGCTTACGATGTTATCGCATTCTCACCGGATGGAAGTAAAAAAGTCTTCCAGCGAATCGAATAG
- the silA gene encoding Cu(+)/Ag(+) efflux RND transporter permease subunit SilA, whose amino-acid sequence MIEWIIRRSVANRFLVMMGALFLSIWGTWTIINTPVDALPDLSDVQVIIKTSYPGQAPQIVENQVTYPLTTTMLSVPGAKTVRGFSQFGDSYVYVIFEDGTDLYWARSRVLEYLNQVQGKLPAGVSSEIGPDATGVGWIFEYALVDRSGKHDLSELRSLQDWFLKFELKTIPNVAEVASVGGVVKQYQIQVNPVKLSQYGISLPEVKQALESSNQEAGGSSVEIAEAEYMARASGYLQSIDDFNNIVLKTGENGVPVYLRDVARVQTGPEMRRGIAELNGQGEVAGGVVILRSGKNARDVITAVKDKLDTLKASLPEGVEIVTTYDRSQLIDRAIDNLSSKLLEEFFVVAIVCALFLWHVRSALVAIISLPLGLCIAFIVMHFQGLNANIMSLGGIAIAVGAMVDAAIVMIENAHKRLEEWDHQHPGEQIDNATRWKVITDASVEVGPALFISLLIITLSFIPIFTLEGQEGRLFGPLAFTKTYSMAGAAALAIIVIPILMGFWIRGKIPAETSNPLNRVLIKAYHPLLLRVLHWPKTTLLVAALSIFTVIWPLSQVGGEFLPKINEGDLLYMPSTLPGVSPAEAAALLQTTDKLIKSVPEVASVFGKTGKAETATDSAPLEMVETTIQLKPEDQWRPGMTIDKIIEELDKTVRLPGLANLWVPPIRNRIDMLSTGIKSPIGIKVSGTVLADIDATAQSIEAVAKTVPGVVSALAERLEGGRYIDIDINREKASRYGMTVGDVQLFVSSAIGGATVGETVEGVARYPINIRYPQDYRNSPNALKQMPILTPMKQQITLGDVADIKVVSGPTMLKTENARPASWIYIDARGRDMVSVVNDIKTAISQKVKLRPGTSVSFSGQFELLEHANKKLKLMVPMTVMIIFILLYLAFRRVDEALLILMSLPFALVGGIWFLYWQGFHMSVATGTGFIALAGVAAEFGVVMLMYLRHAIEAHPELSNKETFTPEGLDEALYHGAVLRVRPKAMTVAVIIAGLLPILWGTGAGSEVMSRIAAPMIGGMITAPLLSLFIIPAAYKLIWLRRHKKSVS is encoded by the coding sequence ATGATTGAATGGATTATCCGGCGCTCTGTCGCCAACCGTTTCCTGGTCATGATGGGCGCACTGTTTCTCAGCATCTGGGGCACATGGACGATAATTAACACGCCGGTCGATGCGCTGCCTGACCTGTCAGATGTGCAGGTCATTATTAAAACCAGCTATCCCGGACAGGCCCCGCAGATTGTAGAAAACCAGGTCACCTATCCGCTTACCACCACCATGCTGTCCGTACCTGGCGCAAAAACCGTGCGTGGCTTTTCACAGTTCGGTGATTCGTATGTGTATGTCATTTTTGAAGACGGCACCGATCTGTACTGGGCCCGTTCGCGCGTGCTGGAATACCTGAATCAGGTTCAGGGCAAACTGCCTGCGGGTGTGAGCTCTGAAATCGGCCCGGACGCCACGGGAGTGGGCTGGATATTTGAATATGCCCTGGTCGATCGCAGCGGAAAACACGACCTTTCAGAACTGCGTTCTTTGCAGGACTGGTTTCTGAAATTTGAACTGAAGACCATCCCGAACGTGGCTGAGGTAGCCTCGGTCGGTGGCGTGGTGAAGCAGTACCAGATTCAGGTCAATCCGGTAAAACTGTCCCAGTATGGGATCAGCCTGCCCGAAGTGAAACAGGCTCTTGAATCATCTAACCAGGAAGCCGGTGGTTCATCCGTTGAAATAGCCGAAGCGGAGTATATGGCCCGCGCCAGCGGCTATCTGCAGAGCATTGATGATTTTAATAACATCGTCCTGAAAACAGGCGAGAACGGCGTGCCGGTTTATTTGCGGGATGTTGCCCGCGTGCAGACCGGGCCTGAAATGCGGCGTGGTATTGCCGAACTGAACGGCCAGGGGGAAGTTGCTGGCGGCGTGGTGATCCTGCGGTCGGGTAAAAATGCGCGCGACGTTATCACAGCAGTCAAGGATAAACTGGACACGCTGAAGGCCAGTCTGCCGGAAGGCGTTGAAATCGTGACCACCTACGATCGCAGCCAGTTAATCGACCGGGCGATTGATAACCTCAGTTCCAAACTTCTGGAAGAGTTTTTCGTGGTGGCCATCGTCTGTGCCCTGTTCCTGTGGCACGTACGTTCTGCCCTGGTGGCGATTATCTCTCTGCCGCTTGGCCTGTGTATCGCCTTTATCGTCATGCACTTCCAGGGACTAAACGCCAATATCATGTCGCTGGGAGGGATAGCTATTGCCGTCGGTGCGATGGTGGATGCCGCCATTGTGATGATTGAGAATGCGCATAAACGGCTTGAGGAGTGGGATCATCAGCATCCGGGTGAGCAGATTGACAACGCCACCCGCTGGAAGGTGATTACCGACGCCTCCGTGGAAGTGGGACCCGCACTGTTTATCAGCCTGCTGATCATCACCCTGTCCTTTATTCCTATCTTTACCCTGGAAGGTCAGGAAGGACGTCTGTTTGGCCCGCTGGCATTCACGAAAACGTACTCCATGGCGGGAGCGGCCGCGCTGGCCATCATTGTCATTCCGATCTTGATGGGATTCTGGATCCGGGGAAAAATTCCTGCCGAGACCAGTAACCCCCTGAACCGGGTGCTGATCAAAGCGTATCATCCATTGCTGCTGCGGGTCCTCCATTGGCCAAAAACAACCCTGCTGGTTGCGGCCTTGTCCATTTTCACCGTTATATGGCCATTGAGTCAGGTGGGGGGGGAGTTTCTGCCGAAGATCAATGAGGGCGACCTGCTGTATATGCCATCAACATTGCCTGGCGTCTCTCCGGCAGAAGCTGCAGCACTCCTGCAGACGACGGACAAGTTAATCAAAAGCGTTCCTGAAGTGGCCTCTGTATTTGGCAAGACCGGTAAAGCAGAGACCGCAACGGATTCCGCACCGCTTGAAATGGTGGAAACCACGATCCAGCTCAAACCTGAGGATCAGTGGCGTCCGGGTATGACGATTGACAAGATTATTGAAGAACTCGACAAGACCGTCCGTTTACCGGGTCTGGCAAACCTCTGGGTTCCGCCAATCCGTAACCGTATTGATATGCTCTCAACCGGGATCAAAAGCCCGATAGGTATCAAGGTCTCAGGGACTGTCCTGGCCGATATTGATGCGACTGCGCAGAGTATCGAGGCGGTAGCCAAAACCGTGCCGGGCGTGGTGTCTGCCCTGGCTGAGCGACTTGAAGGCGGGCGTTACATCGATATCGATATCAACCGGGAAAAAGCGTCCCGTTACGGTATGACTGTTGGTGATGTACAGCTGTTTGTCTCATCAGCCATCGGCGGCGCAACGGTAGGGGAAACGGTTGAAGGCGTGGCCCGCTACCCGATTAATATTCGCTATCCGCAGGATTATCGGAACAGTCCAAATGCATTGAAACAGATGCCGATCCTGACCCCGATGAAGCAGCAGATCACGCTGGGCGATGTCGCGGATATTAAGGTCGTTTCAGGGCCGACTATGCTGAAAACGGAAAATGCCCGTCCAGCCAGCTGGATTTACATTGACGCGCGCGGCAGGGATATGGTGTCGGTGGTTAATGATATTAAAACGGCTATCAGTCAGAAAGTGAAACTTAGACCGGGTACCAGCGTGTCATTCTCCGGACAATTTGAACTGCTTGAGCACGCCAACAAGAAACTTAAATTGATGGTGCCGATGACGGTGATGATCATTTTCATCCTGTTGTATCTGGCGTTCCGCCGGGTTGATGAAGCGTTGTTGATCCTGATGAGTCTGCCGTTCGCCCTGGTTGGCGGGATATGGTTCCTGTACTGGCAGGGCTTCCATATGTCAGTCGCAACCGGAACCGGGTTTATCGCCCTGGCCGGTGTGGCAGCAGAGTTTGGCGTGGTCATGCTGATGTATCTGCGTCATGCCATTGAAGCGCATCCGGAACTGTCAAACAAAGAAACGTTCACACCGGAAGGTCTTGATGAAGCCCTTTATCATGGTGCCGTGCTGCGTGTCCGGCCGAAAGCCATGACCGTGGCGGTGATCATCGCGGGTCTGCTGCCGATACTCTGGGGTACCGGCGCAGGTTCAGAAGTCATGAGCCGTATCGCGGCCCCCATGATTGGCGGGATGATCACAGCTCCGCTGCTGTCCCTGTTCATTATTCCTGCCGCCTATAAACTCATCTGGCTGCGCAGACATAAAAAGAGCGTGTCATAA
- the silB gene encoding Cu(+)/Ag(+) efflux RND transporter periplasmic adaptor subunit SilB codes for MASLKIKYAAIIISSLIAGGLISVTAWQYLNSSQKTVQTEQKAPEKKVLFWYDPMKPDTKFDKPGKSPFMDMDLVPKYADESGDKSSGGIRIDPTQVQNLGLKTQKVTRGMLNYSQAIPANVSYNEYQFVIVQARSDGFVEKVYPLTIGDHVKKGTPLIDITIPEWVEAQSEFLLLSGTGGTPTQIKGVLERLRLAGMPEEDIQRLRSTRTIQTRFTIKAPIDGVITAFDLRTGMNISKDKVVAQIQGMDPVWISAAVPESIAYLLKDTSQFEISVPAYPDKTFHVEKWNILPSVDQTTRTLQVRLQVSNKDEFLKPGMNAYLKLNTQSQEMLLIPSQAVIDTGKEQRVITVDDEGKFVPKQIHVLHESQQQSGIGSGLNEGDTVVVSGLFLIDSEANITGALERMRHPEKTENSMPAMSEQPVNMHSGH; via the coding sequence ATGGCTTCTTTAAAGATAAAATATGCTGCAATAATTATCAGCAGCCTCATAGCAGGAGGGCTGATATCGGTTACTGCCTGGCAGTATTTAAACTCATCACAAAAAACAGTACAAACAGAACAAAAGGCACCGGAGAAAAAGGTACTTTTCTGGTATGACCCGATGAAACCGGATACTAAATTTGATAAACCCGGAAAATCTCCCTTTATGGATATGGACCTGGTGCCGAAATATGCTGATGAAAGTGGCGATAAAAGCAGTGGCGGGATCCGTATCGATCCAACTCAGGTTCAGAATCTGGGATTAAAAACGCAAAAAGTCACGCGAGGAATGCTGAATTATTCTCAGGCAATCCCGGCTAATGTCAGTTACAACGAATATCAGTTTGTCATTGTGCAGGCGCGTTCTGATGGTTTCGTCGAAAAAGTGTATCCCCTGACGATTGGCGATCATGTGAAGAAAGGCACTCCGCTTATCGATATCACCATTCCTGAATGGGTTGAGGCACAAAGTGAGTTTCTGCTGTTATCCGGTACAGGCGGTACGCCAACCCAGATAAAAGGGGTTCTGGAGCGACTTCGTCTGGCTGGTATGCCGGAAGAAGATATTCAAAGGCTGCGTTCAACCCGCACAATCCAGACCCGTTTTACCATTAAAGCACCTATTGATGGTGTCATTACTGCATTTGACCTGCGCACCGGCATGAATATTTCCAAAGATAAGGTGGTGGCTCAGATTCAGGGGATGGACCCGGTCTGGATCAGCGCTGCAGTGCCAGAATCTATCGCCTATCTGCTGAAAGATACGTCGCAGTTTGAAATTTCGGTACCGGCTTATCCGGATAAAACATTCCATGTCGAAAAATGGAACATTCTTCCCAGCGTGGATCAGACAACCCGCACGCTTCAGGTCCGCCTCCAGGTTTCTAACAAGGATGAGTTTCTCAAGCCAGGCATGAATGCCTATCTCAAACTGAATACCCAAAGCCAGGAGATGCTGCTGATACCAAGCCAGGCCGTTATCGATACCGGCAAAGAACAGCGCGTGATTACTGTTGATGATGAAGGCAAGTTTGTGCCGAAACAGATCCACGTTCTGCATGAATCACAGCAACAGTCCGGCATTGGCTCCGGCCTGAATGAAGGCGATACCGTGGTGGTCAGTGGCCTGTTCCTCATTGACTCCGAAGCCAATATTACGGGCGCGCTGGAACGTATGCGCCACCCTGAAAAAACAGAAAACAGTATGCCAGCAATGTCTGAGCAGCCTGTAAATATGCATTCAGGGCACTGA
- the cusF gene encoding cation efflux system protein CusF produces MRNSLKAVLFGAFSVMFSAGLNAETHQHGDMNAASDASVQQVIKGTGIVKEIDMNSKKITISHEAIPAVGWPAMTMRFTFVNADDAINALKTGNHVDFSFIQQGNISLLKSINVTQS; encoded by the coding sequence ATGCGTAATTCACTTAAAGCCGTTTTATTTGGTGCCTTCTCTGTCATGTTTTCTGCCGGTCTTAATGCTGAAACACATCAGCATGGCGATATGAATGCTGCCAGTGATGCTTCGGTACAGCAGGTTATCAAGGGCACCGGTATCGTTAAAGAAATTGATATGAATAGTAAAAAGATCACCATTTCGCATGAAGCAATCCCGGCGGTGGGCTGGCCTGCAATGACCATGCGCTTCACTTTTGTTAATGCAGACGACGCTATCAATGCCCTGAAAACCGGCAACCATGTCGATTTCTCGTTTATTCAGCAGGGCAATATCTCCTTACTCAAAAGCATTAACGTTACGCAATCCTGA
- the silC gene encoding Cu(+)/Ag(+) efflux RND transporter outer membrane channel SilC → MFKLKLLSISTIFILAGCVSLAPEYQRPPAPVPQQFSLSKNSLTPAVNSYQDTGWRNFFVDPQVSRLIGEALNNNRDLRMAALKVEEARAQFNVTDADRYPQLNASSGITYSGGLKGDKPTTQEYDAGLELSYELDFFGKLKNMSEADRQNYFASEEARRAVHILLVSNVSQSYFSQQLAYEQLRIARETLKNYEQSYAFVEQQLVTGSTNVLALEQARGQIESTRAEIAKREGDLAQANNALQLVLGTYRAVPSEKGMKGGEIAPVKLPPNLSSQILLQRPDIMEAEYQLKAADANIGAARAAFFPSITLTSGLSSSSTELSSLFTSGSGMWNFIPKIEIPIFNAGRNKANLKLAEIRQQQSVVNYEQKIQSAFKDVSDTLALRDSLSQQLESQQRYLDSLQITLQRARGLYASGAVSYIEVLDAERSLFATQQTILDLTYSRQVNEINLFTALGGGWVE, encoded by the coding sequence ATGTTCAAATTAAAATTACTTAGCATCAGTACCATATTCATCCTGGCAGGTTGTGTTTCTCTGGCACCTGAATATCAGCGTCCGCCAGCTCCGGTTCCCCAGCAGTTTTCATTGTCTAAAAACAGTCTGACGCCTGCGGTAAACAGCTATCAGGATACGGGCTGGCGAAACTTTTTTGTCGATCCCCAGGTCAGCAGGCTGATCGGTGAAGCCCTGAATAATAACCGTGATTTGAGAATGGCTGCCCTGAAGGTTGAAGAGGCCCGGGCCCAGTTCAACGTCACGGATGCAGATCGTTATCCCCAACTGAATGCCTCATCCGGGATTACATACAGCGGTGGTCTGAAAGGTGACAAGCCGACCACGCAGGAGTACGACGCGGGTCTGGAGCTCAGCTATGAGCTCGATTTTTTTGGCAAACTTAAGAACATGAGTGAGGCTGATCGCCAGAACTACTTTGCCAGCGAAGAAGCCCGTCGTGCCGTACACATCCTGCTGGTCTCCAACGTTTCACAGAGCTATTTCAGCCAGCAACTGGCGTACGAACAACTCCGTATTGCGCGGGAAACGCTGAAAAATTATGAACAGTCTTATGCATTCGTTGAGCAACAACTGGTGACCGGGAGTACGAACGTTCTGGCGCTTGAACAAGCCAGGGGGCAAATCGAAAGTACCCGCGCCGAAATAGCCAAACGAGAAGGCGATCTGGCTCAGGCAAACAATGCCCTGCAACTGGTGCTTGGAACGTACCGCGCAGTTCCGTCAGAAAAAGGGATGAAAGGTGGGGAGATCGCACCAGTAAAATTGCCACCAAATCTGTCGTCACAAATATTGCTGCAGCGTCCGGATATTATGGAAGCGGAATACCAGTTGAAAGCGGCTGATGCCAATATTGGCGCAGCGCGAGCGGCTTTTTTCCCGTCCATTACCCTGACCAGTGGTCTCTCCTCAAGCAGTACGGAGCTGTCCAGCCTCTTTACGTCAGGAAGTGGAATGTGGAATTTTATTCCTAAAATTGAAATTCCTATATTTAATGCTGGCAGGAACAAAGCCAATCTGAAGCTGGCTGAAATTCGCCAGCAACAGTCGGTGGTTAATTACGAACAAAAAATTCAGTCAGCCTTTAAAGATGTTTCCGACACGCTTGCGCTGCGCGACAGCCTTAGCCAGCAACTTGAGTCACAGCAGCGTTATCTTGATTCACTACAGATAACTCTACAGCGTGCCAGAGGATTGTATGCAAGTGGTGCTGTCAGTTACATCGAAGTGCTGGATGCAGAACGTTCCCTCTTCGCGACGCAGCAAACCATTCTCGATCTTACCTATTCCCGACAGGTTAACGAAATTAATCTGTTTACCGCGCTGGGTGGCGGTTGGGTAGAGTAA
- the silR gene encoding copper/silver response regulator transcription factor SilR has product MKILIVEDEIKTGEYLSKGLTEAGFVVDHADNGLTGYHLAMTAEYDLVILDIMLPDVNGWDIIRMLRTAGKGTPVLLLTALGTIEHRVKGLELGADDYLVKPFAFAELLARVRTLLRRGNTMITESQFKVADLSIDLVSRKVSRAGNRIVLTSKEFSLLEFFIRHQGEVLPRSLIASQVWDMNFDSDTNAIDVAVKRLRAKIDNDYETKLIQTVRGVGYMLEIPDA; this is encoded by the coding sequence ATGAAAATATTGATCGTCGAAGACGAAATTAAAACAGGTGAATATCTCAGCAAAGGGCTTACAGAAGCAGGGTTCGTAGTGGATCACGCTGATAATGGTCTTACCGGATATCATCTCGCCATGACCGCCGAGTATGATTTAGTCATTCTGGATATCATGCTACCTGATGTGAACGGCTGGGATATCATCCGTATGCTGCGCACTGCCGGAAAGGGTACGCCGGTCTTACTGCTGACGGCCCTGGGCACGATCGAACACAGGGTCAAAGGACTGGAGCTGGGTGCGGACGATTATCTGGTTAAACCCTTTGCGTTTGCCGAACTGCTCGCCCGGGTGAGAACTCTTCTGAGGCGGGGAAACACGATGATCACGGAAAGCCAGTTTAAGGTGGCTGACCTCTCTATTGATCTCGTATCCAGAAAAGTCAGCCGCGCCGGGAACCGCATTGTGCTCACCAGTAAAGAGTTCAGCCTGCTGGAATTCTTCATTCGCCATCAGGGAGAAGTTCTTCCCCGCTCCCTGATTGCCTCTCAGGTCTGGGACATGAATTTTGACAGCGACACTAACGCGATTGATGTCGCAGTAAAGCGACTCCGCGCTAAAATAGACAACGATTACGAGACAAAACTGATCCAGACAGTGCGGGGCGTGGGCTACATGCTGGAGATCCCGGATGCATAG